One Capricornis sumatraensis isolate serow.1 chromosome 8, serow.2, whole genome shotgun sequence genomic region harbors:
- the POLDIP2 gene encoding polymerase delta-interacting protein 2 isoform X2 codes for MAGCVARRALTVGSRWWSRSLTGTRGPRPFCAAGGAGVFPPVATTTTLRHLSSRNRPEGKVLETVGVFEVPKQNGKYETGQARLYDRDVASAAPEKAENPAGHGSKEVKGKTHTYYQVLIDARDCPHISQRSQTEAVTFLANHDDSRALYAIPGLDYVSHEDILPYTSTDQVPIQHELFERFLLYDQTKAPPFVARETLRAWQEKNHPWLELSDVHRETTENIRVTVIPFYMGMREAQNSHVYWWRYCIRLENLDSDVVQLRERHWRIFSLSGTLETVRGRGVVGREPVLSKEQPAFQYSSHVSLQASSGHMWGTFRFERPDGSHFDVRIPPFSLESNKDEKTPPSGLHW; via the exons ATGGCGGGCTGTGTGGCCCGGCGGGCCCTGACCGTGGGCAGTCGATGGTGGTCCCGGTCGCTGACTGGGACCCGGGGGCCGAGGCCGTTCTGTGCGGCGGGTGGAGCTGGGGTCTTCCCTCCCGTGGCGACCACGACGACGCTGAGGCACCTCTCGTCCCG AAACCGACCAGAGGGCAAAGTTTTGGAGACAGTTGGTGTGTTCGAGGTGCcaaaacagaatggaaaatatGAGACTGGACAG GCCAGACTTTATGACCGGGATGTGGCTTCTGCAGCCCCAGAAAA AGCAGAGAACCCTGCCGGCCACGGCTCGAAGGAGGTGAAAGGCAAAACTCACACTTACTACCAGGTGCTGATTGATGCCCGAGACTGTCCACATATA TCTCAGAGATCTCAGACAGAAGCTGTGACTTTCTTGGCTAATCACGACGACAGCCGGGCCCTCTATGCCATCCCAG gcCTGGATTATGTCAGCCATGAAGACATCCTCCCCTACACCTCCACTGATCAGGTTCCTATCCAGCATGAGCTCTTTGAAAGATTTCTTCTGTATGACCAGACAAAAG CACCCCCTTTTGTGGCTCGGGAGACACTACGGGCCTGGCAGGAGAAGAATCACCCCTGGCTGGAGCTCTCTGATGTCCACCGGGAAACAACGGAGAATATCCGTGTCACCGTCATCCCCTTCTACATGGGCATGAGG GAAGCCCAGAATTCCCACGTCTACTGG TGGCGCTATTGCATCCGCTTGGAGAACCTCGACAGTGACGTGGTTCAGCTCCGGGAGCGACACTGGAGGATATTCAGTCTATCCGGCACCTTGGAGACAGTGCGAGGCCGAGGGGTGGTGGGCAGG GAACCAGTGTTATCCAAGGAGCAGCCCGCCTTCCAGTACAGCAGCCACGTCTCCCTGCAGGCCTCCAGTGGGCACATGTG GGGCACTTTCCGCTTCGAGAGGCCTGATGGTTCCCACTTTGACGTCCGgatccctcccttctccctggaaAGCAATAAAGATGAGAAGACACCGCCCTCAGGCCTTCACTGGTAG
- the POLDIP2 gene encoding polymerase delta-interacting protein 2 isoform X3, producing MAGCVARRALTVGSRWWSRSLTGTRGPRPFCAAGGAGVFPPVATTTTLRHLSSRNRPEGKVLETVGVFEVPKQNGKYETGQLFLHSVFGYRGVVLFPWQARLYDRDVASAAPEKAENPAGHGSKEVKGKTHTYYQVLIDARDCPHISQRSQTEAVTFLANHDDSRALYAIPGLDYVSHEDILPYTSTDQVPIQHELFERFLLYDQTKAPPFVARETLRAWQEKNHPWLELSDVHRETTENIRVTVIPFYMGMREAQNSHVYWEPVLSKEQPAFQYSSHVSLQASSGHMWGTFRFERPDGSHFDVRIPPFSLESNKDEKTPPSGLHW from the exons ATGGCGGGCTGTGTGGCCCGGCGGGCCCTGACCGTGGGCAGTCGATGGTGGTCCCGGTCGCTGACTGGGACCCGGGGGCCGAGGCCGTTCTGTGCGGCGGGTGGAGCTGGGGTCTTCCCTCCCGTGGCGACCACGACGACGCTGAGGCACCTCTCGTCCCG AAACCGACCAGAGGGCAAAGTTTTGGAGACAGTTGGTGTGTTCGAGGTGCcaaaacagaatggaaaatatGAGACTGGACAG CTTTTCCTTCACAGTGTTTTTGGCTACCGAGGTGTCGTCCTGTTTCCCTGGCAGGCCAGACTTTATGACCGGGATGTGGCTTCTGCAGCCCCAGAAAA AGCAGAGAACCCTGCCGGCCACGGCTCGAAGGAGGTGAAAGGCAAAACTCACACTTACTACCAGGTGCTGATTGATGCCCGAGACTGTCCACATATA TCTCAGAGATCTCAGACAGAAGCTGTGACTTTCTTGGCTAATCACGACGACAGCCGGGCCCTCTATGCCATCCCAG gcCTGGATTATGTCAGCCATGAAGACATCCTCCCCTACACCTCCACTGATCAGGTTCCTATCCAGCATGAGCTCTTTGAAAGATTTCTTCTGTATGACCAGACAAAAG CACCCCCTTTTGTGGCTCGGGAGACACTACGGGCCTGGCAGGAGAAGAATCACCCCTGGCTGGAGCTCTCTGATGTCCACCGGGAAACAACGGAGAATATCCGTGTCACCGTCATCCCCTTCTACATGGGCATGAGG GAAGCCCAGAATTCCCACGTCTACTGG GAACCAGTGTTATCCAAGGAGCAGCCCGCCTTCCAGTACAGCAGCCACGTCTCCCTGCAGGCCTCCAGTGGGCACATGTG GGGCACTTTCCGCTTCGAGAGGCCTGATGGTTCCCACTTTGACGTCCGgatccctcccttctccctggaaAGCAATAAAGATGAGAAGACACCGCCCTCAGGCCTTCACTGGTAG
- the POLDIP2 gene encoding polymerase delta-interacting protein 2 isoform X1: protein MAGCVARRALTVGSRWWSRSLTGTRGPRPFCAAGGAGVFPPVATTTTLRHLSSRNRPEGKVLETVGVFEVPKQNGKYETGQLFLHSVFGYRGVVLFPWQARLYDRDVASAAPEKAENPAGHGSKEVKGKTHTYYQVLIDARDCPHISQRSQTEAVTFLANHDDSRALYAIPGLDYVSHEDILPYTSTDQVPIQHELFERFLLYDQTKAPPFVARETLRAWQEKNHPWLELSDVHRETTENIRVTVIPFYMGMREAQNSHVYWWRYCIRLENLDSDVVQLRERHWRIFSLSGTLETVRGRGVVGREPVLSKEQPAFQYSSHVSLQASSGHMWGTFRFERPDGSHFDVRIPPFSLESNKDEKTPPSGLHW, encoded by the exons ATGGCGGGCTGTGTGGCCCGGCGGGCCCTGACCGTGGGCAGTCGATGGTGGTCCCGGTCGCTGACTGGGACCCGGGGGCCGAGGCCGTTCTGTGCGGCGGGTGGAGCTGGGGTCTTCCCTCCCGTGGCGACCACGACGACGCTGAGGCACCTCTCGTCCCG AAACCGACCAGAGGGCAAAGTTTTGGAGACAGTTGGTGTGTTCGAGGTGCcaaaacagaatggaaaatatGAGACTGGACAG CTTTTCCTTCACAGTGTTTTTGGCTACCGAGGTGTCGTCCTGTTTCCCTGGCAGGCCAGACTTTATGACCGGGATGTGGCTTCTGCAGCCCCAGAAAA AGCAGAGAACCCTGCCGGCCACGGCTCGAAGGAGGTGAAAGGCAAAACTCACACTTACTACCAGGTGCTGATTGATGCCCGAGACTGTCCACATATA TCTCAGAGATCTCAGACAGAAGCTGTGACTTTCTTGGCTAATCACGACGACAGCCGGGCCCTCTATGCCATCCCAG gcCTGGATTATGTCAGCCATGAAGACATCCTCCCCTACACCTCCACTGATCAGGTTCCTATCCAGCATGAGCTCTTTGAAAGATTTCTTCTGTATGACCAGACAAAAG CACCCCCTTTTGTGGCTCGGGAGACACTACGGGCCTGGCAGGAGAAGAATCACCCCTGGCTGGAGCTCTCTGATGTCCACCGGGAAACAACGGAGAATATCCGTGTCACCGTCATCCCCTTCTACATGGGCATGAGG GAAGCCCAGAATTCCCACGTCTACTGG TGGCGCTATTGCATCCGCTTGGAGAACCTCGACAGTGACGTGGTTCAGCTCCGGGAGCGACACTGGAGGATATTCAGTCTATCCGGCACCTTGGAGACAGTGCGAGGCCGAGGGGTGGTGGGCAGG GAACCAGTGTTATCCAAGGAGCAGCCCGCCTTCCAGTACAGCAGCCACGTCTCCCTGCAGGCCTCCAGTGGGCACATGTG GGGCACTTTCCGCTTCGAGAGGCCTGATGGTTCCCACTTTGACGTCCGgatccctcccttctccctggaaAGCAATAAAGATGAGAAGACACCGCCCTCAGGCCTTCACTGGTAG
- the TMEM199 gene encoding transmembrane protein 199 gives MASCLLAGERFVRALGPGGELEPEQLPGKLRAELEAALGKKHKGGNRPARLVSFRLIRDLHQYLRERGSKLYLHELLEGSEIYLPEVVKPPRNPELVARLEKIKIQLANEEYKRITRNVTCQDPRHGGTLSDLGKQVRSVKALVITIFNFIVTVAAAFVCTYLGSQYIFTEMTSRILAALIVASVVGLAELYVMVRAMEGELGEL, from the exons ATGGCGTCTTGCTTGTTAGCTGGCGAGCGATTTGTACGCGCTCTGGGTCCTGGTGGGGAGCTGGAGCCAGAGCAACTGCCCGGGAAGCTGCGAGCAGAGCTTGAGGCCGCGCTAGGGAAGAAGCACAAGGGCGGCAATCGCCCGGCTCGCCTGGTTTCTTTCCGCCTGATCCGGGATCTGCATCAGTACTTGAGAGAAAGGG GTTCCAAACTATACCTTCATGAGCTCCTAGAAGGCAGTGAAATCTATCTCCCAGAGGTTGTGAAGCCTCCTCGG AACCCAGAGCTAGTTGCTCGTCTGGAAAAGATTAAGATACAGCTGGCCAATGAGGAATATAAGCGGATCACCCGCAATGTCACCTGTCAG gaTCCAAGGCATGGCGGAACTCTCAGTGACCTGGGAAAGCAAG TGAGGTCAGTGAAGGCTCTGGTCATCACCATCTTCAACTTCATTGTCACGGTGGCGGCTGCCTTCGTCTGCACTTACCTTGGAAGCCAGTATATCTTCACAGAAATGACCTCG CGAATACTGGCTGCCTTGATCGTGGCCTCTGTGGTGGGTCTGGCCGAGCTATATGTCATGGTGCGGGCGATGGAAGGCGAGTTGGGAGAACTGTAA